The DNA region GGTGCATCCCCCATGTACTCCTAGAGATTCTGATGGGGACACAGGAAGAAGTGTTCCATTGGAAACAGCTGCCATGGGAATGGAGGGAACATCATGCCATGGCGGCTGTCTGAGTGTGCAGCAGCTGCGTCAGTAGCCAGCTTCAGAGAGAGCTGAACATTTTAACAAGTAGAGTCTGCCTTCCAATTTTAGGAAAAGcctaggaaacaaatatttgttctcaTCTTGCCCACCTTTACTACACCACTATTATTGGAGCCAGCCTGAAGATTTTGGCAAGGGTTAATAAGGAGGTTCTTTGAACCAAACTTAAGTGACTTATCTTATAGAAACTGTGTGTTCAGCGGGTGAACTCATTAGAAGTGGAACCTAGTAGCTCATTCCTTTCAGTTACCCTGGTCAGTTTACATCCATGTATACTGGTTTATATTTTCAAGGCTATCTTTGCAAGGAAAAGGAGCAAAGATTTCTTTCTaagtgaaaactgagattctccttTGTAGGGACCAAGGCCATTAACAAGGGCATCTGCAAGCCCCTGACGTGTCCCCTCCAGGACATCAGTGACTCTGACCTGGTCTCACACTCTCCCATCAATCTACATACACAACGCTCACTAATGTTATTGGGAAATTCATGCATAAAAAGAACACGACACACAACCTTTCATCCCCTGCCATGTATGTTCTGAGCAACAGTTCAGacatgattctgatctcatttacactgatgtaaatcaggagtaatttcacagaaatcaatggatttacaccagtccCAAAAACAGTGTGAGATCAAGAGCAGCCTTAACTGTGAATTTCTTGGTTTGTGTCACAACCTTACAAAGCTTTACTCACTTACTTAGTGTCAATGAAGTCAATAGATCTACTCTTGAGCATAAGGATTgcagatcaggccctaaatccaGCAAATGTgggagaaaaaaacattaaaaaatgggTTGTTTTGAGGCACTGCATATAACTTTGATGCATTGTATATAATTTTAGAAGAATTAATTTAAGatgggaaaataaaaaggagagagagaaaaatgtgcaTGTTTTCCCTAAAACAAAATGAATCATGAGCTATAATTGCCCTTTTAAGAGTGGTGAGTTTTTCTTGTTTTCCAAAAAACTTGTTCCAGCGCTAGAATGATTACAGTCCCAGCTGCTCTCTCATCCAATCACAGAGTAGATCAGGAAGCACAGGCAACACAGGGCTTTAATTTACAAGGGATCATCTACATTTCTTCCAGAAGAACGCAAAACCAAATAATAAGCCTGCATATTCAATATATATTGAGTTTAGTTTAAACTGCTCTATAAACATTATTGACCAGAAAAATTGCTGTGGGTAATGTGATGAAGAGAGTTTCTATAGTGCGCTTTGAATGTGCTTAACATTTCTTCTTGTGCCTCCTTTAAGTATGAGATGTAAAAAGGATCTAACTTCCAGGAGCGCTCATAAGAGACTGATATTTATTCCTGGCCCAAGTTACATGATATGGATCAGGCTTACAAAAGCTATCACATGGTAGGTTTTTTCCTTCCCAAATTAAGTGTAGATAAAACACAATTTCCACCAAAACTGACCACCACGAACTAATAACAAAATCTATAAATAGAGATATCCGAGGATAGATTTCAGGGCTAGATGACCTGAACCCCCCAGACAGAAAAGAGGATTGTTCTGCATCTTTGATAACTACTGCCTCTGAACCTAAATGGTTTTCTGATCACATGGCGTCATGTTCTCAGAACAACTCTTTATGCAGTGGCCTGTCTGGCTGCTGGGCGGGCAATCACGTGGGCTTCATGTTCCCTGTTCCTGGTGTTTTTCATTGCCAGTGACTGTGTGGACTTGTGCTATTTCTGTCAGCACAGGAGCACTGACAGTGGCCTTCTGGATTTCCCAAGAAAAAGGGTCCAACTTAGGGTTTTTTAGATGTCTTTTCCTCCTCCTATAGGAATGACGCTCAGATGTTGTCATGACATATATCCTTGGTGCAGATGGCTATTACCTTGGCAGGTGGATAGACACTTTCTGTTTGAAATCTCTCTTTTGCAATGGACGTGTCTGTCTGGGATTCTTGTAAGAGTatattttcttttccagttttcagGCACATAAATCTTTTGGTACCTACCTCAGGGTTAACTGTCTTGGGCTCAAGAAGTTTGTTATATGTAgattaaaatttgtttttctacCTATAAGTCTCTGAAATGGTAGCCCTAATAAAACACTGAGGTGTGTTCTGATGATCCTCCAGTGATAGCTGTGGAATCCTTGAATcagctacattttattttttcacatttttgctATTTGTACTGATCTTATTCTAACGCGTGACTATGAATAGTAAGGGCTTGACATGATGTGCTAAAATGAATATCTCAAGGAGATTTGCCAAAATAAGGCACTCATGAACTGTGGCCCACAATCAATTATTAGCTCACTTAGAATTCCATGGTGAGCCAACTGAGGTTTATAGTCTATATGTTGCTATTTGATGCAGATTTCATATTTGGACACGTTATCTTCAATGGACATGTTTATTCTGGTCCAAAAGTTTAGGGAAAGAAAAATGGCAGTCCAACATgtcagagcactggactgggagtcaggacaacctggcttctgttcctgactctgccactcaTTCACTCTGTGACTTTGGACACATAGTAGTGATGGTAAGAAATGTATCGTTATAGCTTGTGTGACTTTGGGACAGTCAGTCAAACATAGGAATTTGAATTTCCACAGTGCAGAGGTGTTCTTAGGATCCAGATACTCCATGTTGACAAAATGCTTTGAGTTTATCGGAGTCTagtttattattactattattgaaTTTCAGTGAGTAAAGTAAATTTCCGATCTAGCttttaccatttttttcttttaataacttGAGTATGCATTTTGAAATAGCCAACTTGACTTCCTCTGGCTGTGAGCACATGTAACTTAGACACAGAGGAGGAAATGGCTATCCTTGATAATTACTGTATGTACATTCACTCAACAAAACACACAATCTACAGAAGTagagtatattttttaaaaaacttacccCAAGGTATTTGTAAGTAAGGTGGCTTTAATCTTACACTGATCTAAAATAACCATCTACTAGGTAAGAAAAAACTGTTGTAATTATTACTTTTATATTTTAGGTTATTATAGTTTATTTATCCTAGAATGTACAAGTAACTCAACATTGATATGATAAATACCCTTtgatacttatttttattttgcaaccTTCAGAACACCATTAGTATATACTGAATGTAACTATCAGGGACCCTAATTTCAAAGGTTTGTTCCTCATTTTTGTGCCAAAAAAACCCTGTTACACTAAACAAATTAAGGCAACACAAGTCTTACAAAGATGCTCAGTTACTATTCACGGTTTTTAATGTACTTTACTCTCCATTCTCTGCAATTGCATTTTGGAAGCCTGACAATTATATTGTCATACCCCCaatccctttctcccccacccctatgATTGTGCCCTGAGGCAAATATTGATTCCACTCCCCAAAATCCCTGCTGCATTTTGAATGGAGCTGGAAGTAACAGAGCTGCCTttccttaaagggacactgtcaagacTGATGGACCCAAAATGTAACATATATTAAACAAGCCAATGTTTTGTACTGTATTGATTATGGGGAATTATCAATTCTTTCTAAAAAATGTCTGCAACATTCCTAAAATCCTAACTTTTCAGGAGGGAACTAGTCTTAGCTCTGTTTGCACAAACTGTCTTTCCATCCGGCTATTTTGGTGGTGTTTTTTGGGCTGTTTTTCCATTCCTTTGAAGAAGCAGGGTATCACAATATGCACAAATCTTCACAAGGAGAGAACAGGCAAGCAGAGCCGAGGGAGAACACAAATGTCCATTATAACAAAGCTTGGTAGGTCCAGCCTTCCTCTTTGACAGATCTGTTAAGAGAGCAAATGGGagttttaaaacatatttcaaagTTTCTGTATTACAGGTTGATGTTTTCCTCCTCACTTTCTGAAGACAGTGGTCAAATGAATCTCTGACATCTATGAACTCACACCAGAGATGAAGTTGAGCCTTTACATTTTTGAGGGTCCCACACAAAATGGCTGGTTTagggttttggggtttgtttggtgTGTGCTAGGAAGAGGTTATTTACTTGTTTGGTTTACAAATAGACATTCAGAGTTTTACTTATGTACTTCACTGGCATAGTGTGTCAATTTAAAGTTTGCAAAGGGTATTAAGACAATGTCAACTTAGCACTATTATATTTATCAGACTCCAAAGAATCTCTTGCATCAGCTTACAATTTGTAAGTTTTTATTGTAAACTATGGAATAAATGTGTTTCCTAAATTGCAAACACTAAACTTTAACTTAGAAACATCTGTTCTGATCCTAGCCTTGACTCACCCTCTTTCATTAGCGTGAACTGCAGAATTTTTAAccataaaaatgaaaagcaattgTCTGCCCTATTCTATTCATTATCCTCTCACAGCATATGGGGCTATTCTCCTCCCAAGCCtgcctcttttttcttttaaagcaaaaCCCATCAAGCCTGGCCTCCTTCACAGAgaccccccactcctctcccccgcGCGTTCCCTTTGTGCCTTGGACAGGCTGAAAAGCAGCGCTTGGGCGACCAACCCTCCTTCTGCGCCTGGAAGCTGAGTGAGATGTTGAGAGACGGTCCCTTCCGCAGGCAACTCGGGCGTCAGTTTCAAGGCTCCTCCCTTCTGGCGAACGGCAGACTGCGGGGCGCCTGGAAACCGGTCCGAGGGAGAGAGGCGAGGGGGAGCGCACTTGAGGGATTGACACAAATGGtcaggcggcggcggcggcggaggCTGGAGCTGCAGCGGGGAGCCGCGCGCTGCCTCTCGCCACTCGGCTCTGCGGGGCAGTGAGGAGCGCTGGCGGGGCCGGGAGCGGGGCCgttccggggtgtccccctcccgcCGCCCTGCCCCCCTTCATGAGTCTCAAGTTTGATGCGGGCGCAGCAGAGGCAGCAGGCGGCGGCGGGAGTCCGGCTGGGGCGGCAGCGGCGCCGAGGCAGGGGCCGGCGAAGTATGGCTGAGCAGCGGGCACCCCCGGGGGCGGCCGGGCACGGCCGGGAAGTTCGCGGCGGGGGGACGGCGGCGGGCGGCAGGAAGAGGAGCAGCGGCAGCCGCCCCAGCTGGTGTCtccggctcctgctgctgctgtgggcgGAGGCTCCAGTGCTGCCTGCCCGGGGCCAGCCCCAGCAGTACAACGGCGAGCGGGGCATCTCCATCCCGGACCACGGCTACTGCCAGCCCATCTCCATCCCGCTGTGCACGGACATCGCCTACAACCAGACCATCATGCCCAACCTGCTGGGCCACACCAACCAGGAGGACGCGGGGCTGGAGGTGCACCAGTTCTACCCGCTCGTCAAGGTGCAGTGCTCGGCCGAGCTCAAGTTCTTCCTGTGCTCCATGTACGCGCCCGTGTGCACGGTGCTGGAGCAGGCGCTGCCGCCCTGCCGCTCCCTGTGCGAGCGGGCGCGCCTGGGCTGCGAGGCGCTCATGAACAAGTTCGGCTTCCAGTGGCCCGACACGCTGCGCTGCGAGAAGTTCCCGGTGCACGGCGCGGGCGAGCTGTGCGTGGGGCAGAACACGTCCGAGCGCGGCACCCCCACGCCCTCGCTGCTGCCCGAGCTCTGGACCAGCAACCCCCAGCAGCGCGGCGCGGGGCCGGCGGGCGGCGAGCGGGGCGGCCGCTTCGCCTGCCCGCGGGCGCTCAAGGTGCCCTCCTACCTGAACTACCGCTTCCTCGGGGAGAAGGACTGCGGCGCCCCCTGCGAGCCCGGCCGCCTCTACGGGCTCATGTACTTCGGGCCGGAGGAGCTGCGCTTCTCCCGCACCTGGATCGGCATCTGGTCGGTGCTGTGCTGCGCCTCCACTCTCTTCACCGTGCTCACCTACCTGGTGGACATGAAGCGCTTCAGTTACCCGGAGCGGCCCATCATCTTCCTGTCGGGCTGCTACACCGCCGTGGCCGTGGCCTACATCGCCGGCTTCCTGCTGGAGGAGCGGGTGGTCTGCAACGAGCGCTTCGCGGAGGACGGCGCCCGCACGGTGGCGCAGGGCACCAAGCGGGAGGGCTGCACCATCCTCTTCATGATGCTCTACTTCTTCGGTATGGCCAGCTCCATTTGGTGGGTCATCCTCTCCCTCACGTGGTTCCTAGCCGCGGGCATGAAGTGGGGCCATGAGGCCATCGAGGCCAACTCGCAGTACTTCCACCTGGCCGCCTGGGCTGTGCCTGCCATCAAGACCATCACCAtcctggccctggggcaggtAGACGGCGACGTGCTCAGTGGCGTCTGCTTCGTGGGCATCAACAATGTGGATGCCCTACGGGGCTTTGTGCTGGCCCCCTTGTTCGTGTACCTGTTCATCGGCACTTCCTTCCTGCTGGCCGGCTTCGTCTCCCTCTTCAGGATCAGGACCATCATGAAGCACGACGGCACCAAGACAGAGAAGCTGGAGAAGCTGATGGTGAGGATAGGGGTCTTCAGTGTCCTCTACACTGTGCCTGCCACCATAGTCATTGCCTGCTATTTTTATGAGCAAGCCTTTAGGGAACAGTGGGAAAGGAGCTGGGTCGCCCAGAGCTGTAAGAGCTatgccatcccctgccccaatAACCACAGCAGCCACCACCATCCACCCATGAGCCCTGACTTCACTGTCTTCATGATCAAATATCTGATGACCTTAATCGTGGGCATCACCTCAGGCTTCTGGATCTGGTCGGGGAAAACACTCAATTCCTGGAGGAAGTTCTATACCAGGCTTACCAACAGCAAGCAAGGGGAAACCACAGTGTGAAACCCAACCCAGCCAGGCCAAGGGACACCCACCATCCCAACCAGAGAGGGCGGGTGAGGGACCAAACTCCCCTATGTGCCCACAATCCCgatcggtggggggggggggggagaggctgctGCACATCCACTCTTGGCAAACTTTCCAGACTGCTAGCCATTTCTCCAGCCTGCAGGGAAGTGAGAGAAATGAGGCAGGTGGGGAAACTCCTGAGATGGGACTGTGTTTGTCTCCTGTGGGGAGTGAACATTAtgtgtggctgggggagagggttgtAAATAGCCTCTGTAAGATTTTGTAAGTATATTTGTATTTGTAAATTACAAAGATCTctcaccttttttatttttaggacATTTTAACTCATTTGCAGATTTTCCCCACTGTTTTTAACAGGCattggattttatttttcattttagtaCAGGATGGGAAAATAAAAGCAACCAAAACAAACCACTCCTTTCATCCCAGCACAGGTTTTGTAATGGTTTTGCTTGGAGTTCAGTTGCATGAACAGCATGGCCTGGACTGAGGCTGCTGTAATGCCGTAAGGTTCCTCCTGACAGAGGCTGGGTCCTGATCCCAGCAAGCCTACAAGATaggtgggaatggggaggggcaCAGACACCTGACTTGATCCCTGCCCCATATACCTGATGCATAATAGGGGAGTCTTGCTGTCTGCATCCTGAGGGGATGGAGGAGCTGGCAGCGTTACCTCACTTCTGTGCGCTCCTCCATGGATGGTGGAGGGGAAGATGGTCTGACCACTGCTGCTCAATACCAGACATGTCTAGTCCGTGCCATATATAGCCAGGGAGATCTTATTCCTGCTACCTAACCTTTGAGGGAACAATCTCCTTAGCCCTGCCCAGAGGTGCCTGATCAGGGCAGAGTAGCAGACTAAACCTTTCTGTCAACACTTAGCATTAGGTGGGGGGACTGGCTGCCTTCTGCTTTTTTATCTTAATTAAATTGTactatgtgtttgttttttcagtggtCAGGAGTGGAGGTCTAATACCAGCTGCACCTGTAGTATGTCTGATGGCTTAAGAGAGATAAGAGGGCATAGATAGCAACCTTTATTTTTAACCTGTATAAtaaacaattctttttttaatgcaaaccCAAGAGGTGATTGATCTGGCTAATCTTTCATCAGAAATAGGGTTATTGGCTGTTGCTGTCCCAAAAGTTTCACAGTGTATGGAGGGAAGAAAGACTGAGGATAGTTATAAATGTTAATTGTTATGTGCTCAGTTTCTTGTCTATCTGCTTCCTTGATGGCTCAGCTTGTTTGTGGTATAACATTGTTTCTTCTGACAATGAAACTGTTGAGGGAGAACTACCTGGATGGTTGTGTTGAGGTACTTCATATTTACTTAGATTAACAGACTGCTCAATATAAACAGGTCAAAAATATGAGCTCAGTAAAAAGAGATTAATTGGAATGACATGCTGTATTCAGCTTTTTTATTAAATCTATAAgttgacttttcagtttggaaatatttaaaacattaaaatgctccTGCATTAAAATGCTCCATTATGTACACATTGTGAGGGCGGGATGATTTATCccactattaaaaaaacaacaagaaacaaAATACTTAATGTGCTGACCTATGAGACCTTAAGGAAATTCTGATGTCCTTTCTAGTACCATAATTACATTGCATACTGTGAAGCATGTGTGCAATATGTctatctttaaaaaatgtatggtcctgtgttttttttaaaagaggttttAAACAAGACACATCAAATGTGACTCCTCACAGatgcattttaatatttaatcCTCTGTATGAAAAACAGCAGAATGCTTCTCTCTCctgattgtatttttttaaagtttttatatAACAAATGTCTGTATTTAGGTTCATAAATATTATTTCTGGCTACCATACCCTGAAATGCAATGGTATTGGAATTTGGTATTCATTTATTTCTTCCATTATCACAAGATCATCTATATTTATAGAGGAATAgaaatttatatatattaaataccatatttttaatttctcttaaATAAAGTGAGGTTTTGTACAAAATGAATTTGTCGTTTTACATATGTCTCACAGTAATTCAATATATACGTATTCATTATTTTCATATATTACAAGGTGTgggtgatttttgtttgttttttaactgcaTTCACAGTACAAGCTAGAATTCAGTATAGGAATGCATTATATAGCTTGTTTTTTATGTCTAGGCCAGTTCAGATTAATCCCTCGAAAGAACTAATGTATACTGTTCAAGATCCTTGATAGGATATGGTTGATGGTGTGAAATCCAAGAAGAGATCTGTTATATGGCAGGAGAAGAAAGAagcttgcagatttttttttttttttttgggcaaAGGAGAGGTTAAGTTGGAAAAACTCTTCTACATTTGCTATTAAAAAATTTGCCAGTTTCTCACTGCCAGAATCACATTCAAGCTATGTTTCTAAATATAAACAATTGTCTTCCTCAGAATATTTTAGTATGCagccttttttgttttcttggaaTCTTGACTATATAGTTAAAACAGAGTTGTAAAATATGTacatgaaaatatttccattaggGTTTTTGAAGAATTACATACATTCTAAGCTTTTtcccaaaacatttttgttatcTTCCGAAGTGCCTTTTTAGAGGTTTGGTTTTGGTAGGCATACTTGGATAATTGAGATTTTTGTTTCTGATGCTTTCCACTGTCATAAGGTAGTACTGTGTTTCATTATACGGTATTGTAGGGGATAGAAATTGTTTATAAAAAGCCCAGGCAAAAATTAACATGCAGTATGAAGAAAGCAAGACTTAAAAATtagaggcaaaaatctgtcctcAAAgacatgagagcagaatttaaccATAGGGCTTTTAATTTTAGCAT from Gopherus evgoodei ecotype Sinaloan lineage chromosome 2, rGopEvg1_v1.p, whole genome shotgun sequence includes:
- the FZD1 gene encoding frizzled-1, producing the protein MAEQRAPPGAAGHGREVRGGGTAAGGRKRSSGSRPSWCLRLLLLLWAEAPVLPARGQPQQYNGERGISIPDHGYCQPISIPLCTDIAYNQTIMPNLLGHTNQEDAGLEVHQFYPLVKVQCSAELKFFLCSMYAPVCTVLEQALPPCRSLCERARLGCEALMNKFGFQWPDTLRCEKFPVHGAGELCVGQNTSERGTPTPSLLPELWTSNPQQRGAGPAGGERGGRFACPRALKVPSYLNYRFLGEKDCGAPCEPGRLYGLMYFGPEELRFSRTWIGIWSVLCCASTLFTVLTYLVDMKRFSYPERPIIFLSGCYTAVAVAYIAGFLLEERVVCNERFAEDGARTVAQGTKREGCTILFMMLYFFGMASSIWWVILSLTWFLAAGMKWGHEAIEANSQYFHLAAWAVPAIKTITILALGQVDGDVLSGVCFVGINNVDALRGFVLAPLFVYLFIGTSFLLAGFVSLFRIRTIMKHDGTKTEKLEKLMVRIGVFSVLYTVPATIVIACYFYEQAFREQWERSWVAQSCKSYAIPCPNNHSSHHHPPMSPDFTVFMIKYLMTLIVGITSGFWIWSGKTLNSWRKFYTRLTNSKQGETTV